From Methanotorris formicicus Mc-S-70:
TTTTTTTACTTTTTTCCTTTTTAACATTCTCTTTTGCATGGGATGACTGTCCCTATGGAAGAGTAAATTGCACATATCCGGGAGAGTGTGGGAGATATGTAGATACAAACAATAACAACATCTGCGACCACAGTGAACCAGCACCTACAACCAGTCCTAATTTAAATACAAATAATGCAAATATGGAACTAACAGAAGAATTGATTGATGAATATGTCAATATATCTGGTAAAGATTTAAAATCATACACTATAAAAGAAATTTGCGATAAATATAACATAAATCCAAACTGTTTAAAGGAAAAATTAAAAATTAATGTTCCTGATGATACAACATTTGATGAAATAAAAAAGATTTATGGTATTTCTCCAAGTGTTGTTAAAGAGGCAATCGTTGAGTGTATGATTGAAGAGGGAAAGATTAAGTTGAATATAACTCAAAATACATCAAATTTAAACTACAACTTAGATAATAAAAATGATTCCATTGTAGATAAAATAATATCCTTCTTATTTTCAACAATTAATTTAAGAGACCTATTATTTGGGTGGTTGTAAATGGATAAAATTCAGATATTGAGGAAAATTTCCCAAACATTCTTTTTTATTTATTTTGTTTCCTTAAGTAGTTTTTGTTTATGCTTCTTTGGAGTAATAGAAAAGTTTATTTTAAAAGGGACAGTTGGGCAGTTAATTGTTAAGTTAATTGTAATTGTTCTTTTAACTTTAATATTAGGCAGGATTTTTTGTGGCTGGATGTGTCCATTGGGTTTTTTGTTTGAGTTATCTTATAAATTAAGGGCAAAGTTATTCAAAACAAAGAAACTTCCAACAGTTAATGAGAAAATTCACAACAAATTAATTTATTTAAAATATATAATATTAATTGCTTCTCTGATTTTAACATATCATTTCTTAACTTATGCATTCTGCCAAGTATGTCCAATTGGATTTTTAACAAATCTTTATGGAACAGTTATATCTTTTATAATATTAATTATATTTATAATTGCCTCTTTCTTTATTCCAATGGCATTTTGCAGGTATTTCTGCCCATTAGGTGCATTTTTATCAATATTTTCAATAAAGCCATTATTTCAACTAAAAACAAATAACAACTGTGTTAGATGTAAGTTGTGCGAGTTTAAATGTCCAATGCAGATAAAAATAACAGAAAAAATAGACCAAAAAGAGTGTATAAGGTGTTTTGAGTGTAAAAGTGCTTGTAGAAAAGGAGATTTATCATTTTCCCACATTTTCAAAAAGGAAAATTAATAAAATTACAATTATTTTTTATGAATAATTGCATATATTTTGTATGCAAAATTGTTTAATTTTTATATTCTATTTTTTAAATAATTAGTTAAAAATCTTTTTATATTCAAAGTTTAAAATATATATTATGAGATTTTGAGGATTTACCCAATATTTGTTGTTTTTAAAAAATTAATTGGCAAAATCTTCGGTTTTGTCATATAATAAAACGACATTCATTTTAAATGGTGGAATTATGGACAAAATGCAGATATTAAGAAAAATCTCTCAAACATTCTTTTTTATACGTGCAATGATTATTACTGGTTTTTATTTAAGCATTATAGAGTTTGTTGGGAGGTTTATTTTAGGAGTGGGTAAATATACTAATTTAAGAATTGTTGCTATGGTGTTGGCAATTATTGCTGGGAGAGTATTTTGCGGGTGGATGTGTCCTTTTGGATTTTTATTTGATTTGGTTTATAAAGCAAGAGTAAAAATATTCAAATTAAAAAAATTACCAACTGTTCCAGAGTACATACATAATAAATTGAAGTATTTTAAGTATGTTGTATTGATTTTGGTAGTTTTAGCGTATTTATTTGGAGTTAGGACGTTTGATTTATATGTATTATCATACTCATTGTTGGCTTTGTTTTTGATTTTAGGTTTTATTTATCCAATGTTCTTCTGCAGATATGTCTGTCCAGTGGGGGCATTGTTGAGTTTATTCGCAAGATTCTCAATCTTTAAATTAAAACTTGATGAAGATAAATGCGTAGGTTGTAAATTGTGTGAAAGAAAATGCCCAATGCAAATAAAAATAACAGAAAAAATAGACCAAATGGAATGTATAAGATGCTTTGAGTGTATGAGTGCATGTAGAAAAGATGCCATTAAATTTGGAAGGTGATTATTTATAAACAATCTCACTGTCTCCAGGTGGGAGAACTCTTAAGATGTCTTCATCATCAACATCATATTCCTTAAAGATATTCTTTAACTCCTTAACCAATTCACTCTTCTTTTTATTGGATGGTTTTAACAAAACCCATTTTTTGAAGTTCTTTTTTAGTGTATTTAGAGGAGATGTAGTTAACCTTAAGGCATCATCGTATTCAATAACGCCTATTCCCAACTCCAATGGGACATTCCTTATGAAGTTCCTCTTTCCCCTAATCACAAATGCCCCCTTCTTTAAATACTCTCCACTCTCTGCTGTTTTTGATATCTGCTCTGGCTTTACCCAGTATGTATCTAATGCCCCCCAGCCAAGTTTCCATGCTCTTGAGTGAGCAACAGAGAACTTTGCAACCTCGTTTAATGTCTCTTCATCAACAATTCTTTTGTTGGTTTTGATGACCGTGAAAGGAGCCCCTTCTATCTGTGCATGGAACACGATATCATCATCTTCAGTATATTTTTTTATGAGGAGTTCATTTGTCACTGCATCCTTACCGGCAATAACTAAAAATCCATTTATTACAGTCCATTTGAATTTTTCATACCATTTTCTTTCTTTTCTCTCTTTCTTTTTAATTTTTTCTTTTTCTTTTAGTTCTTTTAATTCAATTTCTTCCTTCTCTTTTAATTCCTCTATCTTTTTTTCGGTTAGTTTTATTGCCTCCTTAATCCCCTCAAGTTTACCTTTTAGTTTTTTGGATTTGGTGTAATAAGTTTCTGCATTCTCAAAGGCATTTTTTCTAATATCTAAGGATACATTTTTCTCTATTTTTCTATCTCCGTAATCAGCAGACAATTTTATAACGATCTCTCCATTTTTTTCATTTATATTCTGTATCAATCCCAATACGGGATGGTCTTTATGCTCTTTTATTATTTTCTTTATCTTATACCAGTCCATCTTTTCTCTGGCATTTCTTAGGGTATTTAATATTTCATCCACCAACATGTAATTTGCATATATCAAATCTCCCTTCTCCTGATTTTCTTGCATATCCTTTTCATATTTTTCCAACGTCTCCCACTGCGTTTTTAAAATCCTCTCCTGCTTTTTTATTAATTTTTGCAGTTTTGACTCTTCTTTTTTAACCTCGACTTTTACCATAAACTGTGCAAAATAATCATCCAATGCCTCTAAAAACTCCCCATATTCCTTCTTTTCAAAATCCCCATACTTCTTTAAATTTATTGGAACCACATCGACATATTCTCCATCTTTTATAATTATTTGCGGTTTTTTGTTGTTGAATACATCATTAAATAAATCCTTTGTGGCATCAAAGAGTTTTCTTATTTCATCATCACTTAAATCCTTCTTACTTTTATCTACATTCGCCCTCTCACAAATCTCCTCTGCATAGAGTCCAGCAAGTCCAAAAATCCTCGATATGATTCTTACACATTCAGTATCTTTATTATTTATGAAATAATCCCTAAAAATATCATAAGCAACTGAATAATCCAAATTGTATGGATTCAAATCCCTCTGTGGTGGGAATTTGTAAAATTCCTTTGGAATAATGTTTCTTGTGCTCCATCTTCCCATTTTTAAGGGCATGATTATTCTATCCTCTTTATCCAATAAAACTACATTCCCATCTCCAAACAACTCAACAACCAACTTATAAACTGTTTCATTCCATTCAAATGTAATAATAACAATCCTATCAAAATCAACTTGCTCTATCTTTGTTATTTTTATATTTTTTAGGTATTTCCTGAGAAGCATTGCAAAAGATGGTGGATTTTTTGGCTTTTTTCTCTCATAGTTTGTCATTGTTATATACTTATATTTACCAATACCAATTGCAATTTCTCTCGTTCCAATTTCCGGAATATGGATTTTTAAAATCAATTCCTTTCCATCTTCTCTTTCTATTAAAAATGTCTTATCCAACTTTCCATTTATTATTACCTTTTGAAGTTCATTAACAGCAACGTTAATATCTATATTTGTCATTTCTGTTTTCATGATTTCACCAAAATTTATTTATCTTGTGTCATTGATAATTATTAAATGAATGCAATAAGTTTAAATTAAAAATATAATAATCCTAAATTAATTTGGGGGCATTATGGGATTTTTAGACAAAATTTTGGCAGTTTTGGTATCCATATTAATGATAGGACTTACAATTTATACTGGCATACAAATAGAACTCTACACATATATAAAACTGGAAAATCTGAGTTTGTTGGAGGATTTAAATTTTACTGATTCTATGTTTGTAGATGAACTAAATAAAACTTTTAAAATATATCCAAAAATGAATAAATTCCCAAGGAATTATTATGAAGTTGCAGATAGGATGTATCCTGATGTTAAAGTTAAGAATATAAAATCCCTATACACAATACTGAAAAATATAAAACTTCCAGCATATAAAAAGGAATACTACGACTGCTCAGAGGCCTCATGTCAATTAGAGTGGATTTTAGAAGGTTATGGATTTAAAAGTTATATAGCAGAATCACCCAATCCACCACCTGGGAATAATCTCTCAAATGCAGGGCATATGTGGGTTATTGTTGGATTGGATAATGGAGATTTGGTTGCCATTGAGAGTACATATTTAACTAAGAACCATTACCATCCACCGGGTATAATAATGGGCAATAATAGAAAGTATTTAGAATACTCCTACTTATACCAAATGTATCTTGATTATTTAAATAAGTATTTAAACGGCAATTATATATTACCTAAAAATTTTGATGATTTTATTGGGCATTACCTAAACCCACCAATTGATGATAATTATTTAAATGCATTGAGTGACTATTACTACAACCCATCAAAATTGTATGATAATCCAGAAGAGTATGTTTTGGGAGAAAAGCATGGAAATGTTATTTACTATATTCCAATATCTCAGTTTGATTGGTGGAATCATCCAGAAAATAAGAACATCAAAGAGTTATTTGAAAATAATTAAAAATAAAAATTAAAATAAAAATAAAAGCGTGATAGAATGATTGAAGAGAATATAATTAATGCACTAAAAGAAAAAGTTAAGGAATTAACTGGAAAGGACTTTGAGATAAAGTTGGATGAGCCTCCTTCAGTAGAGTTGGGAGATTACTCAACAAATATATCATTCCAATTGGCGAGAGAATTAAGAAAACCTCCAATGGTAATTGCTGAGGAAATAGCAAAAAGTTTGAGTATAGAGGGTGTTGAGAAGATTGAGGCAGTAAACGGATACATAAATTTCTTTATAAACTATAAAGATTTCTCAAATGAAGCAACCAAAGAAATTATAGAAAAAAATGAAAACTATGGAAAAGGGGAAAAGAAAAACATAAAGGTAATTTTAGAGCACACATCAGCAAACCCTAATGGGCCTTTGCATATTGGGCATGGGAGAAATGCGATAATAGGGGATAGTTTAAAGAGGGTTTTGGAGTTTGCTGGGTATGATGTTGAGACGCACTACTATGTAAATGATATGGGAAGACAGATGGCTATTGTTGTGTTTGGGATAGATAAGTTTGGATTAAACAACAAAAAGCCAGACCATGCAATTGCAGAGGTCTATATTGAGGCAAATAAATACCTTGAGGAGCATCCAGAGGAAGAGGAAAAAATATTAAATTTGATGAAAGAATATGAAGATGCATGTGAGAAGAACATTGAAAATGAGATAACTGAAAAATTCAAAAATGCAGTAAATCATGCCTTAAAAGGGATAAAAGGAACATTAAAAAACATAAACATAACACACGACATATTTGTCTGGGAGAGTTCATATATAAGGAATGGAATGGTAAAGGAAATTATAGAAAACCTCATGAAAACTGGAAAGGTTGTTAAAGAGGATGTTTATAAACTTGATTTGTCTGATTTTGGAATAGAGAAGAAGTTGGTTTTAGCGAGAGCAAATGGAACAAGTTTGTATTCAACAAGAGACATAGCGTATCACGTAGATAAAATGGAAAATTGTGACATTGCAATTGATATTTTAGGAGCAGACCATAAACTTACAGCAGAGATGGTTAAAGGGGCATTAAAATTACTTGGCTATGATGTCCCTGAGGTTGTGTTTTATGAATTCATTTCCCTCCCAGAAGGTTCTATGAGTACAAGAAGAGGAAGGTTTATAAGTGTTGATGAACTCTTTGAGGAGGCAAAGAGAAGAGCATTGGAGGAAGTTAAAAAGAGGGGAATAACGGATAATGAAGAAGAGATAGAAAAAATAGCAACCATAATTGCAGTTGGTGCAGTGAGATACAACATTGTCAGAATCTCTCCAGAAAAATCAATGGTATTCAAATGGGAAGATGCCCTTGACTTTGAGAAGGTTGGATGTCCAGTTATTCAATACGCCCATGCAAGATGTTGTAGAATTTTGGAGAAGGTTGAGATTGAAAGTAATGAAGATTTATTTAACTATGAGTTAGATAACAGTGAGAAAATATTGATAAAGACGCTCTCAAAATTCCCAAAAATTGTTGAAAAAGCGGCGGAGAGTAGAAGACCACACATAATTGCAAATTATGCCTTAGAGGTTGCACAGGCATTCAACAAGTTCTATGGA
This genomic window contains:
- a CDS encoding 4Fe-4S binding protein gives rise to the protein MDKMQILRKISQTFFFIRAMIITGFYLSIIEFVGRFILGVGKYTNLRIVAMVLAIIAGRVFCGWMCPFGFLFDLVYKARVKIFKLKKLPTVPEYIHNKLKYFKYVVLILVVLAYLFGVRTFDLYVLSYSLLALFLILGFIYPMFFCRYVCPVGALLSLFARFSIFKLKLDEDKCVGCKLCERKCPMQIKITEKIDQMECIRCFECMSACRKDAIKFGR
- the argS gene encoding arginine--tRNA ligase — translated: MIEENIINALKEKVKELTGKDFEIKLDEPPSVELGDYSTNISFQLARELRKPPMVIAEEIAKSLSIEGVEKIEAVNGYINFFINYKDFSNEATKEIIEKNENYGKGEKKNIKVILEHTSANPNGPLHIGHGRNAIIGDSLKRVLEFAGYDVETHYYVNDMGRQMAIVVFGIDKFGLNNKKPDHAIAEVYIEANKYLEEHPEEEEKILNLMKEYEDACEKNIENEITEKFKNAVNHALKGIKGTLKNINITHDIFVWESSYIRNGMVKEIIENLMKTGKVVKEDVYKLDLSDFGIEKKLVLARANGTSLYSTRDIAYHVDKMENCDIAIDILGADHKLTAEMVKGALKLLGYDVPEVVFYEFISLPEGSMSTRRGRFISVDELFEEAKRRALEEVKKRGITDNEEEIEKIATIIAVGAVRYNIVRISPEKSMVFKWEDALDFEKVGCPVIQYAHARCCRILEKVEIESNEDLFNYELDNSEKILIKTLSKFPKIVEKAAESRRPHIIANYALEVAQAFNKFYGNCPILKEEDDVKKSSRIKMVEATKIVIENALKLLGIDCPGKM
- a CDS encoding 4Fe-4S binding protein; translated protein: MDKIQILRKISQTFFFIYFVSLSSFCLCFFGVIEKFILKGTVGQLIVKLIVIVLLTLILGRIFCGWMCPLGFLFELSYKLRAKLFKTKKLPTVNEKIHNKLIYLKYIILIASLILTYHFLTYAFCQVCPIGFLTNLYGTVISFIILIIFIIASFFIPMAFCRYFCPLGAFLSIFSIKPLFQLKTNNNCVRCKLCEFKCPMQIKITEKIDQKECIRCFECKSACRKGDLSFSHIFKKEN
- the rqcH gene encoding ribosome rescue protein RqcH, with the protein product MKTEMTNIDINVAVNELQKVIINGKLDKTFLIEREDGKELILKIHIPEIGTREIAIGIGKYKYITMTNYERKKPKNPPSFAMLLRKYLKNIKITKIEQVDFDRIVIITFEWNETVYKLVVELFGDGNVVLLDKEDRIIMPLKMGRWSTRNIIPKEFYKFPPQRDLNPYNLDYSVAYDIFRDYFINNKDTECVRIISRIFGLAGLYAEEICERANVDKSKKDLSDDEIRKLFDATKDLFNDVFNNKKPQIIIKDGEYVDVVPINLKKYGDFEKKEYGEFLEALDDYFAQFMVKVEVKKEESKLQKLIKKQERILKTQWETLEKYEKDMQENQEKGDLIYANYMLVDEILNTLRNAREKMDWYKIKKIIKEHKDHPVLGLIQNINEKNGEIVIKLSADYGDRKIEKNVSLDIRKNAFENAETYYTKSKKLKGKLEGIKEAIKLTEKKIEELKEKEEIELKELKEKEKIKKKERKERKWYEKFKWTVINGFLVIAGKDAVTNELLIKKYTEDDDIVFHAQIEGAPFTVIKTNKRIVDEETLNEVAKFSVAHSRAWKLGWGALDTYWVKPEQISKTAESGEYLKKGAFVIRGKRNFIRNVPLELGIGVIEYDDALRLTTSPLNTLKKNFKKWVLLKPSNKKKSELVKELKNIFKEYDVDDEDILRVLPPGDSEIVYK